One genomic window of Monodelphis domestica isolate mMonDom1 chromosome 1, mMonDom1.pri, whole genome shotgun sequence includes the following:
- the PAOX gene encoding peroxisomal N(1)-acetyl-spermine/spermidine oxidase isoform X3, giving the protein MEGSSGGRFYSRNPTILVIGGGIAGLGAAQRLCRHQGFRTQLLEATDRCGGRIRSESAFGGVVEIGAHWIHGPSKNNPIFQLALEYGLLGEKEMSEENQLIEVGGHPGLPSVSFSSSGKDVDLKLVEDVANLFYTLLDQTREFLHMAETPVASVGEFLKEAIHRHLSEWTDNEETKKLKLSILNTFFNLECCVSGCHSMDLVALGPFGEYAMLPGLDCTFTEGYEGLTNCMMTSLPKNVILFNKPVKTILWNGSFRDEHSPKERFPVQVECEDGEKFPAHHVIVTVPLGFLKEKMTTLFSPQLPHRKADVIRKMGFGTNNKIFLEFEAPFWEPDCQQIQVVWEDTSPLIDVRAELQDIWFQKLVGFIVLPPMESAYVLCGFIAGHESEFMETLSDEEVRSSLTQVLRRITVSFILENAQSLK; this is encoded by the exons ATGGAGGGAAGCAGCGGAGGCAGGTTTTACTCCAGGAACCCCACCATCTTGGTGATCGGCGGCGGCATCGCGGGGCTCGGGGCAGCACAGCGGCTTTGTCGGCACCAAGGCTTCCGGACGCAGCTTCTAGAGGCCACTGACCGCTGCGGGGGCCGCATCCGCTCCGAGTCAGCCTTCG GTGGTGTGGTTGAAATTGGGGCACACTGGATTCATGGGCCCTCCAAAAACAACCCGATCTTCCAGTTGGCTTTAGAGTATGGCCTGTTGGGTGAAAAAGAGATGTCGGAGGAAAATCAGCTTATTGAAGTCGGTGGCCACCCAGGGCTGCCCTctgtgtccttctccagctctggcAAAGATGTGGATCTCAAGTTGGTAGAAGATGTAGCTAATCTGTTTTATACCTTGTTAGACCAAACACGGGAGTTCCTCCATATGGCAGAGACCCCTGTTGCCAGCGTGGGGGAATTCCTGAAGGAAGCAATCCATAGGCATTTGTCTGAGTGGACTGataatgaagaaaccaagaagcTTAAACTGTCCATCCTGAACACTTTCTTCAACCTAGAGTGCTGCGTGAGTGGGTGCCACAGTATGGATTTGGTTGCCCTAGGACCTTTTGGGGAATACGCCATGTTGCCTGGGCTAGATTGTACCTTTACTGA GGGGTACGAAGGCCTTACAAACTGCATGATGACTTCTTTGCCAAAAAATGTTATACTGTTTAACAAACCAGTGAAGACCATTCTCTGGAATGGCTCCTTCAGAGATGAACATTCTCCAAAAGAGAGATTTCCAGTACAAGTGGAATGTGAAGATGGAGAGAAATTCCCAGCACATCATGTTATAGTCACTGTCCCTTTAG GTTTTCTCAAAGAGAAAATGACTACCTTATTCAGTCCACAACTTCCCCATAGGAAAGCAGATGTGATCAGGAAAATGGGCTTCGGaaccaataataaaatattcctgGAGTTTGAAGCACCTTTCTGGGAACCGGACTGCCAGCAAATCCAGGTGGTGTGGGAGGACACATCGCCCCTCATTGATGTCAGGGCTGAGCTACAGGACATATGGTTCCAAAAGCTTGTTGGCTTTATAGTCCTGCCCCCCATGGA GTCTGCATATGTTCTCTGTGGATTCATTGCTGGACATGAATCAGAATTTATGGAAACTCTTTCTGATGAGGAAGTGCGTTCTTCTTTAACCCAAGTCTTAAGGAGAATAACAG TGtctttcattttggaaaatgcccagtctttaaaatga
- the PAOX gene encoding peroxisomal N(1)-acetyl-spermine/spermidine oxidase isoform X2, whose amino-acid sequence MCWGGGRCGVVEIGAHWIHGPSKNNPIFQLALEYGLLGEKEMSEENQLIEVGGHPGLPSVSFSSSGKDVDLKLVEDVANLFYTLLDQTREFLHMAETPVASVGEFLKEAIHRHLSEWTDNEETKKLKLSILNTFFNLECCVSGCHSMDLVALGPFGEYAMLPGLDCTFTEGYEGLTNCMMTSLPKNVILFNKPVKTILWNGSFRDEHSPKERFPVQVECEDGEKFPAHHVIVTVPLGFLKEKMTTLFSPQLPHRKADVIRKMGFGTNNKIFLEFEAPFWEPDCQQIQVVWEDTSPLIDVRAELQDIWFQKLVGFIVLPPMESAYVLCGFIAGHESEFMETLSDEEVRSSLTQVLRRITGNPQLSGPRSILRSKWHSAPYTRGSYSYVAVGSSGDDIDILAQPLPTDSLSSQFQILFAGEATHRTFYSTTHGALLSGWREADRLISLYDSETQQQKFKL is encoded by the exons atgTGCTGGGGTGGGGGGCGAT GTGGTGTGGTTGAAATTGGGGCACACTGGATTCATGGGCCCTCCAAAAACAACCCGATCTTCCAGTTGGCTTTAGAGTATGGCCTGTTGGGTGAAAAAGAGATGTCGGAGGAAAATCAGCTTATTGAAGTCGGTGGCCACCCAGGGCTGCCCTctgtgtccttctccagctctggcAAAGATGTGGATCTCAAGTTGGTAGAAGATGTAGCTAATCTGTTTTATACCTTGTTAGACCAAACACGGGAGTTCCTCCATATGGCAGAGACCCCTGTTGCCAGCGTGGGGGAATTCCTGAAGGAAGCAATCCATAGGCATTTGTCTGAGTGGACTGataatgaagaaaccaagaagcTTAAACTGTCCATCCTGAACACTTTCTTCAACCTAGAGTGCTGCGTGAGTGGGTGCCACAGTATGGATTTGGTTGCCCTAGGACCTTTTGGGGAATACGCCATGTTGCCTGGGCTAGATTGTACCTTTACTGA GGGGTACGAAGGCCTTACAAACTGCATGATGACTTCTTTGCCAAAAAATGTTATACTGTTTAACAAACCAGTGAAGACCATTCTCTGGAATGGCTCCTTCAGAGATGAACATTCTCCAAAAGAGAGATTTCCAGTACAAGTGGAATGTGAAGATGGAGAGAAATTCCCAGCACATCATGTTATAGTCACTGTCCCTTTAG GTTTTCTCAAAGAGAAAATGACTACCTTATTCAGTCCACAACTTCCCCATAGGAAAGCAGATGTGATCAGGAAAATGGGCTTCGGaaccaataataaaatattcctgGAGTTTGAAGCACCTTTCTGGGAACCGGACTGCCAGCAAATCCAGGTGGTGTGGGAGGACACATCGCCCCTCATTGATGTCAGGGCTGAGCTACAGGACATATGGTTCCAAAAGCTTGTTGGCTTTATAGTCCTGCCCCCCATGGA GTCTGCATATGTTCTCTGTGGATTCATTGCTGGACATGAATCAGAATTTATGGAAACTCTTTCTGATGAGGAAGTGCGTTCTTCTTTAACCCAAGTCTTAAGGAGAATAACAG GAAATCCACAGCTCTCCGGGCCTAGGAGTATCCTCCGGTCCAAGTGGCACAGTGCCCCCTACACCAGAGGATCTTACAGCTACGTCGCAGTTGGCAGCTCTGGAGATGACATTGATATACTTGCCCAGCCTCTTCCTACAGACTCCTTAAGCTCCCAG TTTCAGATACTTTTCGCTGGGGAAGCCACCCATCGGACATTCTACTCTACCACCCATGGTGCTCTGCTGTCCGGGTGGAGGGAAGCAGATCGCCTCATCAGCCTGTACGACTCAGAGACCCAGCAGCAGAAATTCAAGCTCTGA
- the PAOX gene encoding peroxisomal N(1)-acetyl-spermine/spermidine oxidase isoform X1: protein MEGSSGGRFYSRNPTILVIGGGIAGLGAAQRLCRHQGFRTQLLEATDRCGGRIRSESAFGGVVEIGAHWIHGPSKNNPIFQLALEYGLLGEKEMSEENQLIEVGGHPGLPSVSFSSSGKDVDLKLVEDVANLFYTLLDQTREFLHMAETPVASVGEFLKEAIHRHLSEWTDNEETKKLKLSILNTFFNLECCVSGCHSMDLVALGPFGEYAMLPGLDCTFTEGYEGLTNCMMTSLPKNVILFNKPVKTILWNGSFRDEHSPKERFPVQVECEDGEKFPAHHVIVTVPLGFLKEKMTTLFSPQLPHRKADVIRKMGFGTNNKIFLEFEAPFWEPDCQQIQVVWEDTSPLIDVRAELQDIWFQKLVGFIVLPPMESAYVLCGFIAGHESEFMETLSDEEVRSSLTQVLRRITGNPQLSGPRSILRSKWHSAPYTRGSYSYVAVGSSGDDIDILAQPLPTDSLSSQFQILFAGEATHRTFYSTTHGALLSGWREADRLISLYDSETQQQKFKL from the exons ATGGAGGGAAGCAGCGGAGGCAGGTTTTACTCCAGGAACCCCACCATCTTGGTGATCGGCGGCGGCATCGCGGGGCTCGGGGCAGCACAGCGGCTTTGTCGGCACCAAGGCTTCCGGACGCAGCTTCTAGAGGCCACTGACCGCTGCGGGGGCCGCATCCGCTCCGAGTCAGCCTTCG GTGGTGTGGTTGAAATTGGGGCACACTGGATTCATGGGCCCTCCAAAAACAACCCGATCTTCCAGTTGGCTTTAGAGTATGGCCTGTTGGGTGAAAAAGAGATGTCGGAGGAAAATCAGCTTATTGAAGTCGGTGGCCACCCAGGGCTGCCCTctgtgtccttctccagctctggcAAAGATGTGGATCTCAAGTTGGTAGAAGATGTAGCTAATCTGTTTTATACCTTGTTAGACCAAACACGGGAGTTCCTCCATATGGCAGAGACCCCTGTTGCCAGCGTGGGGGAATTCCTGAAGGAAGCAATCCATAGGCATTTGTCTGAGTGGACTGataatgaagaaaccaagaagcTTAAACTGTCCATCCTGAACACTTTCTTCAACCTAGAGTGCTGCGTGAGTGGGTGCCACAGTATGGATTTGGTTGCCCTAGGACCTTTTGGGGAATACGCCATGTTGCCTGGGCTAGATTGTACCTTTACTGA GGGGTACGAAGGCCTTACAAACTGCATGATGACTTCTTTGCCAAAAAATGTTATACTGTTTAACAAACCAGTGAAGACCATTCTCTGGAATGGCTCCTTCAGAGATGAACATTCTCCAAAAGAGAGATTTCCAGTACAAGTGGAATGTGAAGATGGAGAGAAATTCCCAGCACATCATGTTATAGTCACTGTCCCTTTAG GTTTTCTCAAAGAGAAAATGACTACCTTATTCAGTCCACAACTTCCCCATAGGAAAGCAGATGTGATCAGGAAAATGGGCTTCGGaaccaataataaaatattcctgGAGTTTGAAGCACCTTTCTGGGAACCGGACTGCCAGCAAATCCAGGTGGTGTGGGAGGACACATCGCCCCTCATTGATGTCAGGGCTGAGCTACAGGACATATGGTTCCAAAAGCTTGTTGGCTTTATAGTCCTGCCCCCCATGGA GTCTGCATATGTTCTCTGTGGATTCATTGCTGGACATGAATCAGAATTTATGGAAACTCTTTCTGATGAGGAAGTGCGTTCTTCTTTAACCCAAGTCTTAAGGAGAATAACAG GAAATCCACAGCTCTCCGGGCCTAGGAGTATCCTCCGGTCCAAGTGGCACAGTGCCCCCTACACCAGAGGATCTTACAGCTACGTCGCAGTTGGCAGCTCTGGAGATGACATTGATATACTTGCCCAGCCTCTTCCTACAGACTCCTTAAGCTCCCAG TTTCAGATACTTTTCGCTGGGGAAGCCACCCATCGGACATTCTACTCTACCACCCATGGTGCTCTGCTGTCCGGGTGGAGGGAAGCAGATCGCCTCATCAGCCTGTACGACTCAGAGACCCAGCAGCAGAAATTCAAGCTCTGA